One stretch of Corvus moneduloides isolate bCorMon1 chromosome 16, bCorMon1.pri, whole genome shotgun sequence DNA includes these proteins:
- the NT5M gene encoding 5'(3')-deoxyribonucleotidase, mitochondrial, whose amino-acid sequence MILLSCFLHLRPRRCGPLAGLGRGLGPTAGSRRALRVLVDMDGVLADFEGGFLKKFRARYPDKPYIALEDRRGFWVSEQYGRLEPELSEKAISIWESKNFFIELDPLPGAVEAVKQMANLADTDVFICTSPIKKYRYCPYEKYAWVEKHFGPEFLEQIVLTRDKTVVSADLLIDDRPDITGAEQNPAWEHVLFTACHNKHLQLKPPSRRLHSWADDWKAILDSKRLLPGHAT is encoded by the exons ATGATTTTGCTGAGCTGCTTCCTGCACCTGCGGCCCCGGCGCTGCGGCCCCTTGgccgggctgggcagggggctcGGCCCCACGGCGGGGTCCCGCAGGGCTCTGCGGGTGCTGGTGGACATGGACGGGGTGCTGGCCGACTTCGAGGGAGGCTTCCTCAAGAAATTCAGGGCCAGGTACCCCGACAAGCCCTACATTGCCCTGGAGGACCGGAGGGGCTTCTGGGTGTCGGAGCAGTACGGGCGCCTGGAACCCGAGCTGAGT GAGAAAGCCATCAGCATCTGGGAATCCAAGAACTTCTTCATCGAGCTGGACCctctccctggggctgtggaaGCTGTGAAGCAAATGGCAAATTTGGCAGA CACTGACGTGTTCATCTGCACTAGCCCCATCAAGAAGTACCGGTACTGCCCTTACGAAAAG TATGCCTGGGTGGAGAAGCACTTTGGCCCTGAGTTTCTTGAGCAGATTGTTTTGACACGAGATAAGACAGTGGTTTCTGCTGACCTGCTTATAGATGACAGACCTGATATAACAG GGGCCGAGCAGAACCCCGCTTGGGAGCACGTGCTCTTCACTGCCTGCCACAACAAACACCTGCAGCTGAAGCCCCCCAGCCGCCGGCTGCACTCCTGGGCCGACGACTGGAAGGCCATTCTGGACAGCAAACGCCTCCTGCCTGGCCACGCCACCTAA